From the genome of Thunnus thynnus chromosome 1, fThuThy2.1, whole genome shotgun sequence, one region includes:
- the LOC137189553 gene encoding high choriolytic enzyme 1-like, which yields MTPSVSLLLLLLLGLSQAHPLQEEGSEEEDDDTVDISTRILMSNNATDEILLEGDLLAPRTRNAMTCWSQSCLWRKSSNGKVIIPFTVSSQFTSWERQKIQNAMKAFHSRTCLRFVPRQNQYDYISIENKAGCFSALGRTGGRQELSLNRQGCLYHGIIQHEINHALGFQHEQTRSDRDSYVRINWENIDPRMAYNFYKQNTNNLNTPYDYSSIMHYGRTAFSIQYGRDSITPIPNANVQIGQRKGMSQWDIKRINRLYSC from the coding sequence ATGACTCCCTCTgtcagcctgctgctgctgctgctgctcggcCTCTCTCAGGCACATCCTCTCCAAGAGGAAGGaagtgaagaagaggatgaCGACACTGTCGACATCAGCACCAGAATTCTGATGTCCAACAACGCCACCGATGAGATCCTGCTGGAAGGAGACCTGCTGGCTCCCAGAACCAGAAACGCCATGACGTGCTGGTCCCAGAGCTGCTTGTGGAGGAAAAGCTCCAACGGCAAGGTGATAATCCCCTTCACCGTAAGCAGTCAGTTCACCAGCTGGGAAAGGCAGAAGATCCAGAACGCCATGAAGGCCTTCCACAGCAGAACCTGCCTCCGCTTCGTCCCTCGTCAGAACCAGTATGACTACATCAGCATTGAGAACAAAGCAGGATGTTTCTCAGCTCTGGGACGAACAGGAGGCAGGCAGGAGCTCTCTCTCAACAGGCAGGGCTGCCTCTACCACGGCATCATCCAGCACGAGATCAACCACGCTCTGGGCTTCCAGCACGAACAGACCAGGAGCGACCGCGACAGCTATGTCAGGATCAACTGGGAGAACATCGACCCGCGGATGGCCTACAACTTCTACAAGCAGAACACCAACAACCTGAACACTCCTTACGACTACTCCTCCATCATGCACTATGGAAGAACAGCCTTCTCCATCCAGTACGGCAGGGACTCCATCACTCCCATCCCCAACGCAAACGTCCAGATCGGCCAGAGGAAGGGCATGTCCCAATGGGACATCAAGAGGATCAACAGGCTCTACAGCTGCTAA